The following proteins are encoded in a genomic region of Pagrus major chromosome 16, Pma_NU_1.0:
- the nkx2.2a gene encoding homeobox protein Nkx-2.2a isoform X2, whose translation MSLTNTKTGFSVKDILDLPDTNDEEGSITGAEEDTEGSETTSTTKTTGVLVQSPLENVQNLPLKNPFYDSSDNPYTRWLATTDSIQYSLHGLSASSQDSAKSPEPSADDESPDNDKETSSSGGSDSGKKRKRRVLFSKAQTYELERRFRQQRYLSAPEREHLASLIRLTPTQVKIWFQNHRYKMKRARAEKGMEVTHLPSPRRVAVPVLVRDGKPCHTLKAQDLAATFQAGIPFSAYSAQSLHNMQYNAQYSAAATPQFPTAHHLVQTQQWTW comes from the exons ATGTCGTTGACCAACACAAAGACGGGCTTTTCTGTAAAGGACATTTTGGACCTTCCTGACACAAATGACGAAGAGGGATCTATCACCGGAGCGGAGGAAGACACCGAGGGATCGGAGACCACATCCACGACAAAAACCACTGGAGTTTTGGTGCAAAGTCCTctagaaaatgttcaaaatctgCCTTTAAAGAACCCCTTTTATGACAGTAGTGACAATCCTTACACACGATGGCTTGCTACTACGGACAGTATTCAATATTCAT TGCACGGCCTATCCGCCAGCTCTCAGGACTCGGCCAAGTCCCCGGAGCCGTCCGCGGACGACGAATCGCCGGACAACGACAAGGAAACTTCCAGCAGCGGCGGCAGCGACTCCGGCAAGAAGCGGAAAAGGAGGGTGTTGTTTTCCAAGGCGCAGACCTACGAGCTGGAGCGCCGCTTCAGACAGCAGAGGTACCTGTCCGCCCCGGAGAGGGAGCACCTGGCCAGCCTGATCCGCCTCACCCCGACCCAGGTGAAGATCTGGTTCCAGAATCACCGATATAAGATGAAGAGAGCCCGGGCCGAGAAAGGTATGGAAGTGACCCATCTCCCTTCTCCCAGGCGGGTGGCCGTGCCCGTCTTAGTCAGGGATGGAAAGCCTTGTCACACTCTTAAAGCTCAGGACTTGGCGGCCACTTTTCAGGCCGGGATCCCCTTCTCGGCTTATAGTGCCCAGTCACTCCACAACATGCAGTATAACGCGCAGTACAGCGCCGCGGCCACGCCACAGTTCCCCACAGCACATCACTTGGTGCAAACGCAACAGTGGACTTGGTGA
- the nkx2.2a gene encoding homeobox protein Nkx-2.2a isoform X1 — MSLTNTKTGFSVKDILDLPDTNDEEGSITGAEEDTEGSETTSTTKTTGVLVQSPLENVQNLPLKNPFYDSSDNPYTRWLATTDSIQYSLFLPFLAAVHGLSASSQDSAKSPEPSADDESPDNDKETSSSGGSDSGKKRKRRVLFSKAQTYELERRFRQQRYLSAPEREHLASLIRLTPTQVKIWFQNHRYKMKRARAEKGMEVTHLPSPRRVAVPVLVRDGKPCHTLKAQDLAATFQAGIPFSAYSAQSLHNMQYNAQYSAAATPQFPTAHHLVQTQQWTW, encoded by the exons ATGTCGTTGACCAACACAAAGACGGGCTTTTCTGTAAAGGACATTTTGGACCTTCCTGACACAAATGACGAAGAGGGATCTATCACCGGAGCGGAGGAAGACACCGAGGGATCGGAGACCACATCCACGACAAAAACCACTGGAGTTTTGGTGCAAAGTCCTctagaaaatgttcaaaatctgCCTTTAAAGAACCCCTTTTATGACAGTAGTGACAATCCTTACACACGATGGCTTGCTACTACGGACAGTATTCAATATTCAT TGTTTCTCCCGTTTCTTGCCGCAGTGCACGGCCTATCCGCCAGCTCTCAGGACTCGGCCAAGTCCCCGGAGCCGTCCGCGGACGACGAATCGCCGGACAACGACAAGGAAACTTCCAGCAGCGGCGGCAGCGACTCCGGCAAGAAGCGGAAAAGGAGGGTGTTGTTTTCCAAGGCGCAGACCTACGAGCTGGAGCGCCGCTTCAGACAGCAGAGGTACCTGTCCGCCCCGGAGAGGGAGCACCTGGCCAGCCTGATCCGCCTCACCCCGACCCAGGTGAAGATCTGGTTCCAGAATCACCGATATAAGATGAAGAGAGCCCGGGCCGAGAAAGGTATGGAAGTGACCCATCTCCCTTCTCCCAGGCGGGTGGCCGTGCCCGTCTTAGTCAGGGATGGAAAGCCTTGTCACACTCTTAAAGCTCAGGACTTGGCGGCCACTTTTCAGGCCGGGATCCCCTTCTCGGCTTATAGTGCCCAGTCACTCCACAACATGCAGTATAACGCGCAGTACAGCGCCGCGGCCACGCCACAGTTCCCCACAGCACATCACTTGGTGCAAACGCAACAGTGGACTTGGTGA